A single genomic interval of Blastocatellia bacterium harbors:
- a CDS encoding radical SAM protein, with product MNFPGRALSRFFLWWHRRELAELLPFPRRINIETTSICNLDCIMCPTQSKARAEGTMTMEMFRRLADEIGSHGADIVWLHAWGEPLVDKWLFDRIAYIKQFSAIRSVVISTNATLLRGEKVVRLAHSALDTVVFSLDGVRPETYEAIRRGARFHQVMDNVRAFLEARRTANGRGPRAVFQIIAMQETREEIEAFKRQWHPFLEPGDYIHVKSFNTWAGKTKDRGFPTRGIDFRVPCTAFLWDALTVLWDGTVVPCCFDVDGQMVVGRFGEQTLEEIWRGEPLAVVRERHRALDFSRLPLCAACQHTHAQLNQERVWNFLVARFRSRRPDSTSEGKPAF from the coding sequence GTGAATTTTCCGGGACGTGCTCTCTCGCGATTCTTCCTCTGGTGGCACCGGCGCGAACTGGCCGAGTTGTTGCCGTTTCCTCGGCGCATTAACATCGAGACGACCAGCATCTGCAATCTCGACTGCATCATGTGTCCCACGCAATCGAAAGCCCGCGCCGAGGGCACGATGACCATGGAGATGTTCCGCCGGCTCGCCGATGAGATCGGCAGCCATGGTGCCGACATCGTGTGGCTTCATGCCTGGGGGGAGCCGCTCGTGGATAAGTGGTTGTTTGATCGGATCGCTTACATCAAACAGTTCTCGGCCATTCGGAGTGTCGTCATCAGCACTAACGCCACGCTCCTGCGGGGTGAGAAGGTCGTTCGATTGGCTCACTCTGCTCTGGACACGGTCGTTTTCAGCCTCGACGGCGTGAGGCCGGAGACCTATGAAGCAATTCGACGGGGGGCGCGGTTTCACCAGGTGATGGACAATGTGCGGGCGTTCCTTGAGGCGCGGCGCACGGCCAACGGGCGCGGCCCGCGCGCCGTCTTCCAGATCATCGCCATGCAAGAAACGCGGGAAGAAATCGAAGCCTTCAAGCGTCAGTGGCACCCCTTCCTTGAACCGGGCGATTACATTCACGTCAAAAGCTTCAATACCTGGGCGGGGAAAACCAAAGACCGCGGATTCCCCACACGTGGTATAGACTTTCGCGTCCCCTGCACGGCGTTCCTGTGGGACGCCCTCACCGTTTTGTGGGACGGGACGGTTGTTCCGTGTTGTTTTGATGTGGACGGTCAGATGGTTGTCGGTCGCTTTGGCGAGCAAACGCTGGAAGAGATTTGGCGGGGTGAGCCGTTGGCGGTTGTCAGAGAGCGGCATCGCGCTCTGGACTTCTCGCGCTTGCCATTATGCGCCGCCTGCCAGCACACCCACGCCCAGCTCAACCAGGAGCGCGTGTGGAACTTCCTCGTGGCGCGATTTCGATCGCGTCGGCCCGATTCCACCTCCGAAGGGAAGCCTGCCTTTTGA
- the thpR gene encoding RNA 2',3'-cyclic phosphodiesterase: MAKIRSFICIELPDEVKTEIGRFQAQFTNEPVSVSWTKAENIHLTLKFLGDVEESRLADVRRVLTDVAGRFGPFELVARGCGVFPSERAPRVLWIGVTEEGGHLPRLAGAIEEAMAGLGFAREGRPFQAHLTIGRIRAATGARELARKFLALHFSTGPFRADRITLMRSDLRPSGAIYTPLQIIPLGSS; this comes from the coding sequence ATGGCAAAAATTCGCTCCTTCATCTGCATAGAGCTACCTGACGAAGTGAAGACGGAAATCGGTCGGTTTCAGGCGCAATTCACGAACGAGCCGGTCTCTGTGAGCTGGACAAAAGCGGAGAATATCCATCTCACCCTTAAGTTTCTTGGCGATGTGGAGGAGTCGCGGCTCGCCGACGTCCGCCGTGTCCTTACGGATGTGGCCGGTCGGTTCGGTCCCTTTGAACTTGTCGCCCGAGGTTGTGGCGTTTTCCCCAGCGAGCGCGCTCCCCGGGTTCTCTGGATTGGGGTTACTGAGGAGGGGGGACATCTCCCGCGTCTGGCCGGAGCAATCGAGGAAGCGATGGCGGGACTGGGCTTCGCGCGAGAGGGCCGCCCTTTCCAGGCGCATCTCACCATTGGCCGTATTCGGGCGGCGACGGGCGCACGCGAGCTGGCGCGAAAGTTCCTCGCCCTTCATTTTTCGACCGGGCCGTTCCGGGCCGACCGAATCACGCTCATGCGAAGCGACCTCCGGCCGAGTGGCGCCATTTACACCCCTCTTCAAATTATCCCTCTTGGTTCATCCTGA